The Cryobacterium sp. SO1 genomic sequence CCGCGAGGGTCTGCGCGTGCGCGCTCAGGTCGCGCGGAGCCGACGCGGCGGAGCGGGCCGGCAGCAGCCGGCCGCCGAACAACACCGTGATGAGGATCGTGCCGGTCACCAGCGGCAGCCCCACCAGGCCGAACTCGAAGAAGCCGAACGCCCGCTCACCGCTGGCCAGCGCCAGTTCGGAGACGAGCACGTTCACCGGGGTCCCCGTCAGCGCCAGAAGGGAGCCCGCGTGGGCGCCAAAGGCGAGCGGCATCAGCATCTTCGATGGCGGCTGGCCGATGCGCATGGCCAGGACCACCACCATCGGCAGCAGAGCGGCGACGGCCCCGTTCACGCTGATCAACGCGGTGACCAGTGCCACAAGCAGCATCACCAGCACTAGCAGCCGGCGCCGGCTGGTGCCGGCGCGTGCCACAAGCCGTTGGCCGGCCCAGGCAGTCACGCCCGTGGCATCGAGGGCCTCGCTGACCACGAAGAGCGCGGCGATGAATACGATCACCGGGTCGCCAAAGCCGGCCAGGGTTTGTTCGAAAGTCAACACCCCCGTGGCAAACAGGGCCAGCGCCACCCCGATCGCCACGATCTCCACCGGCAGCCGGTTCCAGATGAAGAGCGCCACGGCGGCGGCCAGCACCACCAGGGTCACCGCGATCGGGTCCACGCTCCGGCCTACTCCCCCGCGGCGGGGTGCTGCTTTGCGCCGTTCGGCTGGGTGCCGTTCGGCCCGGTGCCGCCGGCCTCGGCCTGGTCGGGTTCGGCGCCGCTGGAAAGCACGGCAGGGATGTCGCCCGGCCGGTAGTCGGGCATCCGGCCGGCGGGGATGATGGCGAGCAGCGCGATGCCGGCCAGGCCGAGCAGGGAGATCTGCAGAGCCCGCAACCGCGCGGCCGCGTTGATAGCCACGCCCTCGTCGACCTGCGCCTGGCTGGCTGTGGTCTCGCCGAGCACCTGCTCGAGTTGGGCGTTGGTGACGAAGTTCACGTTGTCCAGCGGCACCTGAGCCGTGAGCTCCGGGGGGAGGGTGGGGCTCTCGGCCACGCTGGTGCTGACCAGGGTGGTCAGCAGCCCGACCGCGAAGACACTGGCCACGGCTATGCCCACACTGCCGGAGATGTTGTGCACCAGGCCTCGCCAGGCGCCCACGTCGCCGGCAAGCCGTTTGGGCGCGGCCGAAAGCAACGTGTTGAAGACCAGGGCCACGATCGCGCCCTGACCCAGGCCCAGGATGATGAGGCCGAGGATGACGACGAACTGTTCCCACTCATTGCGGATGGTGAACGCGAGCAGCGTGAGGCCGAACGCCACCACCACGAAGCCGATCCTGGCGATGGTGTGCGGCGGGTACCGGCGGTACAGGGTGGCGACAAGGGTGCTGGCGATGAAGATCGACAGGGTGTACGGGATGATCGCAATCGACGTTTGGAAGCTCGACCGGCCTTGCACGATCTGGATGTAGAGCGGGATCAGGAAGTTCGCGGCCGTGCCCACGAACAGCATCGCCGCCATCGCGAAGGTCGTCGCCTTCTCCGACCCCGATTTGAGAACCTCGAGGTCGAAGATCTGCGCCTGGTGCGCGGCCTTTCGTCGGCGCAGCCAAACGAAAAAGACCTGGCCGATGATGGCACCGAGGATGATCAACACGGGTGCCGGCGACACACCGAGAATGCTGAACGGGGCCGCGTCGGTGGCCAGCACCACGCCCCAGGAGTTGAGTCCGCTGAAGCCGAAGCTGAGCAGGATGATCGACCCGGCCGCGAGCAGCGCCCCCACCCAGTCGATGGTGACTTCGGTTTGCGGAGGCACAACCTTGAGCCGGAAGCTGAGCAGCAGGTTCACCCCGGCGAGCACCACGATGAGCGCGAAGGAGTATCGCCAGCCGATAGTCGACGCGAAGGTTCCGGCGATCAGCAGGGCCAGCACGCCGGCAGCGGGGATGGCGGCGGCCAGGAAACCGATTGCCTTGGCCTGCTGCTCACCGTGGAAGTTCGCCGCGATGAACACGACCAGCGCCGGGGCGATGAGTGCGATGACCGCGCCGGAGGCGGCCTGAGCCACGAAGAGCATGGCCGGGGAGATGCTGAGTGCCACGGCGGCCATCGCCAGGCCGTGAATGACCACGGCGATCTGGAACACCCGGCGGGAGCCGAACTTCGCGCCGATCTTGGCGCCGAGCAGGATGAACGCCGCCATCGCGAAGGTCCCGGCGGTGATGGCCGTGCCGACGCTCGTGGCGGGGGTGTCGAGGTCGGTGGTGATGCCCTGCATCGACACCGTGAGTGCGTTTACAGCGAACGAGGCCTGGATCTGGGTGAGCACAACGACGATCAGAGGCAGCCAGGAGGCCGCGACGGTCGGTGTCGGCGGGCTCTCCGGCAGGGTGTGTGCGGCCATTGCGTGTTGATCCCCTCGCTCATTCGGTCACTCACCCGGTCTGGCTGAATGTCACCCTAGGACCGCGGGTTCGGGCGGGGCAGAAGTTGGCGCGAGTCTGCTCAGGTGCTGGCGTAAAACTGTGTCTGGCACTACGGTGCTGCGTGAATCCACGCCACGCCCAGGGCCGCGCTCGCGGCGCTGATCAGAGGAAGCCGGGGGTGCACCATGTGGGTACCGATTCCCGTCGGCGCCATGCAGCACATCATTGCCCAGGCCGGTCCGGCACCGCTTCCCGACCGGGCGCTGGCCGCTCTTGCCCGGCGGTTCTTCGTGCCGGAGTCCACGGTGTTCCACTTCTCCGCGAAGCGGCGCCTGTTCGGGCGTACCTCGGTGACCCTCACAACGCAGTCGGCGTTTCGGTTCGATGTCGGCACCGACGCGACCCCGGACGTACTGCACGTGGCCTTCCTGCTCAACGGCCGGATGGGCATCCGGATCGGCGGTGGCCCGATGCGCACCCTGCGGCCGATCAGCGGGTACACCGTGCCCGGCTGGGACGCCATGACACTGGAGGCCACCGAGATGACCCGCGGTCTCGCCATCCAGCTGCCGCAGTCCCGGCTCGCCGACCGGGGGGTACGGGTGCGCAGCGACAGCCAGCCCATAGACGACGCCGGCTCGCTCGGCCTGCCGTTGCGCCTGTTCGCGCTGTCGATCGTCGACAGCGCGTGGTCGCCCAGCGGCGTGGGTACCCTGATAGTGGAGCGCACCATCGAGGACCTCGTGGTGGGGTTGCTACTCGAAGGTGACGGTTATGCGATGGACGGTGAGGTCCTACGGATAGGCCTGCGAGCTCGGGCGCGGGCGCAGATCGATGCGCGGCACCGCGACCCGGACCTCAGCCCGGCGACCCTGGCCGCGCAGCTCGGCGTCTCGCTCAGGCACCTGCAGCGAGCCTTCGAGGGCAGCGGCGACACCGTGGCCCATGAAATCGGGCGGGCCAGGGCCGAATCGGCCGCGGTGCTGCTGACGATGCCGCATTCCGCGGGCCTGACCATTTCGGATGTGGCGGCCAAGGCCGGTTTCAGCTCCACCTTCGAATTGCGGGCCGGGTTCAAGGCCCGGTACGCCATGCTTCCCTCCGAGTATCGTAGCCACCGGCTACTCGCCGGCACTGAGCGCAATTCCGCGCCTCGGGGTGAGTGATTCCGCGTCAGCATCCCCCCGCCCGGGCACGCTGACTCCATAGTGAGCAGAACATCAACACGCTACTCGTGCACGTCTGCTGCGCACGTTCCCCAGCCGAGAGGTCGTACAACATGGCGCCCCACTCCTCCGCCCGGTTCCTAGCCGCTGCGGCGGTCCTGCTGGTCCTGGCCGGCTGCTCAATCCAGACCCCGAACGCGGCCGCCCCGAACACGGCCACCCCTTCTGGCACCGCGCAACCCGGCGCGCTGGTGGGCACCTGGGTGCTCGACCAGACGTTCGACAGTCCGGAGCAGCCCTACGTGTCCTTCGTGCAAGACAATACCTGGAGCGCCTCCGACGGCTGCAACCGGGTGCAGGGCACCTGGGAACTCGCCGCCGACGGCACCCTGACCACGACCTCCGGGCCGCAGACCATGATGGCGTGCGACGGCGCCCAGCTGCCGTTGGCGGTCAGCCGCGGCACGAGGGTTCAGGTCGACGGCGACACCCTGGTCATCCGCAGTTCGTTCGACTCGACCGAGACCACCCTGGTGCGCTCGACCGACAGCACCGTCGGTCCGCAGGGTCGCCCGATCGGCTACTGGGTGGAGTCGAACACCCCGACCGCCCCGTTCCTGTCGATCCAGGCCGACGGCCGGTACTCCGGCAATGACGGTTGCAATGTGCTCACCGGAACCTGGGAACAGGCCGACGACGAGGCGATTCTGCTCGGTTCCGGCGCGATGACGCTGATGGCCTGCGAGGGCATCGACCAGTGGCTGAGCCAGGCCGTGCAGGGCCGGGTGCGGGCGGGCGTGATGACACTGCAATCGGCCGACGGCACCGTGGTCGGCCAACTCACGGCACGCTGAAGCGTCACAACCTGCAAGGAGGAGGCTTCGCGTGGGCGCCTATCCGATCACGATCGTGCTCATCGTGGGTGGTGCGATTGCGCTGATCTTCCTGCTGCGGTTCGGCATCCGCCAGAACGCCCGGGCGGCAGCGGTCGACCCGAATCCGGACGCCACCGGCGCCCTGGCCGTTCTCAGCTTCGTGCTGGCGCTGATCCTGCCGGTGATCGGAGTGGTGCTGGCCCACGTCACGCTGGCCCGTATCGCCCGCGGCGAGGCCAGCGGACGGGTGTTCGCCTACGCCGCCCTGTGGGTGGGCTACGGGCTGTTCGCCCTCGAGGTGGGGGTCATCGTCTTCCTGTATCAGAGCAACTACTGGGCTTGACTGCTTTTAGTACCAGTCCATCGCCTGCGAGTGCGACCAGGCGGCGCACGGTGTGCCGTAGGAGCCGTTGATGTACTCGAGGCCCCAGGCGATCTGGGTGGCCGCGTTGGTCTCCCAGTCGGAGCCGGCCGAGGCCATCTTGCTGCCGGGCAGAGCCTGCGGGATGCCGGTGGCGCCGCCGTTGTCGTTGTAGGCCGTGTACTTCCACTCGGATTCCTTCTGCCAGAGCTGGGCCAGGCAGGAGAACTGGGATTCGCCCCAGCCGTAGCGGGAGGAGGCCAGGCTTGCGGCGGTGGCCTTCGCGCCGGCGGGGGTGTTGCCGGCGGCGACAGCCTCGGCGGTGGCCCGGGCCTCGACGGCGGCCTGCGCTTCGGCGGCGGCCTGCGCGGCGGCGGCCTCCGCGGCGACGCGGTCGGCTTCGGCGGCGGCGGCCTGCACGGCCGCGGTCTGTTCCTTGGCCTGCGCGGTGAGTTCGCTCACCTCGCCGAGCGGCATCGAGATGTAGCCGACCAGTGAACTGCTCGTGCTCGACAGGGCGGACGCGTCGACCTTGTTCACGGCGGCGTCGAGCGCGGTGTCGGCGTTGACGAGGGCCACGGATGCGGCGAGGTGGGTCTTGCTGATGGTGGCGGCCTTGGCGGCTGCCCGCTCGTCACGCTCCTCCTGGGCCTGCTGCCGTTGGTCGGCGACCGCCGACTGCATGGTGAAGCCGGTGCCGGCGACGACCCCGGCGAGCACGAGGCCGCCGGCGAGGAGGGTGAGGCGCTTGGTGCGGGAGCGGCGGGTCTTCCGCTCGGCGCGGGTACTGAGGGTGCTGGTGCTGGTGCTGGTGCTGCTCGGGATTTCGGGCGTGGAATTCAGAGAATTGTCGGGGCGCATAAACTTCCAGGTCGGGGGTGGGGGCCGCTCGGCGGCGGCGCTCTCACGGAACGATGGGCCCACGCGAGCGGATCGGCGCGGGCAAGCCGTCCAACTTGCCAAAGTTTTCTGAGCGGAAACTCACTTTTTCCTGCCAAACCCATGTGAACAGGGGCCGTGCGGTGGCAGAACCGCGACCGGATTCGTCATCGATTCACCCGGCCAGCGCGCCATTCCGGTCGCGCGCCGCAGCGTCCGGCCGTTGCTCCGTGGGGGTACCGTTGAACGATGCCCACTTCAGACGCCGCTCAGCAGGCCGACGCAGCTTTCCCGACCGCTCCGGCCGAAGCGCCCACCAGCGCCGAGCGTCTGATCACAACGTTGGGGAACATCAACAACGTCGACGTCGCGAACGCCCCAGAGGCCGATCGCGCCGCCGTGATCGAACTCATCGACATCATCAACGACGAGCAGCGTTCCAGCCTGCTCTTCGCCCTGCTGCTGGAGCGCCTTCGCACCGATGTCTGATCCCTCCGGGCCGCGCGCCGACCAGCGCGCCCTGGACCTGGAGAAGACCGCCGACTGGTACCGACGTTTCCGGCTGCTCGAGACTCCGGGGCAATCCGCGCTCTACGCCGAGTGGGCCAACGGTGTCGAAAACGACGCAGAGGTGCTGGGCCTGATCGTCACGCTGCCGCGGCCCAAACGCCAGCCGAACCTGGTGTTCGCCTGTGCGCGCCTGCTCGGCGCGCCGCTGACGGGGTACCCGGGCTTCCGCCGCTGGCTCGTCGAGCACTGGCCGGCCGTGGCCGCCCAGGCCCGGCTGCGCTCCACCCAGACCAACGAGCCGCGCCGGCTCACCGCGATCATGCCGGTCCTCGCCGGGATCGGCCCCGAGCTGGCCCTGCTCGAGGTCGGCGCCAGCGCGGGGCTCTGCCTGTACCCCGACCGGTACAGCTATGACTATTCCGGTTGCCGGGTGGATCCGGTGGACGGCCCCAGCTCGGTGCTGCTGACGGCCGGCACCACCGGGCCGGTGCCGCTGCCGGCGCATCCGCCGGAGGTCGTCTGGCGGGCCGGGCTCGACCTGAACCCGCTGGACGTGAACGACCCCGACGACGTGCGCTGGCTTCAGACCCTGGTCTGGCCCGAGCAGACCGAGCGCCGCGGCCGGCTGGATGCGGCGCTGGCGATCGCCCGCCGGGATCCGCCGCTGCTCGCGCGCGGGGACGCCGTCGTGGACCTTCAGTCGCTGGTGGCGCTCGCCCCGGCCGGGGTGCCGCTGGTCATCGTCAGCCCCGCGGTCCTGGTCTACCTGGCGCCCGAGCAGCGCACGGCCTTCGCGCGCACCGTGACCGGACTGGGCCGCTGGATCTCGCTGGACGGCGCCGGCGTGCTGCCCCAGGTCGACGCCCTGCTGCCGCAGCCGCCCGTGCCCGGTGATTTCACGGTGTCCCTGGACGGCCGGCCGGTGGCACGGTGCGGCCCGCACGGACAGAACCTGGACTGGATCGTCGGCTAGGCCCCCGGCTGACCGAGCAGCTCACCGGGCACGCTTCTAAGATGGCGCTATGCGTGCACTCGTGGTCCACACCTCAGGCGGCCCGGACGCCCTCACCCTCGACACCGTTGCGGACCTGGTCGTCGGCGCCGGCGACATCCGGATCGAAGTGGTCGGCGCCGGCGTGAACCGGGCCGATGTGCAGCAGCGCCTGGGCCACTACCCGTCGCCGGCGGGTGCGCCGCAATGGCCGGGCCTAGAGGTGTCGGGCATCGTCACCGAGACCGGGATCGCCGTCACCCGGTTCACGGTCGGCGACAGGGTCTGCGCGCTGCTGGCCGGCGGCGGCTACGCCACCGAGGCCGTGGTGCACCAGGACCTCGCCCTGCCCGTTCCCGACAACGTCGACCTGGCCGACGCCGCCGCGCTGCCGGAGGCGCTGGCCACGGTGTGGTCGAACGTCTTCATGAGCGCTGGCCTCGTGGCCGGCCAGACCCTGCTCGTGCACGGCGGCGCCAGCGGCATCGGCACCACCGCCATCCAGCTGGCCCGGCTGGCCGGCGCCCGGGTTCTGGTCACCGCCGGCTCCGCCGAGAAGCTGGCGGCCTGCGGTCAGCTCGGTGCCAACGTGCTGATCAACTACCGGGAACAGGATTTTGTGGCCGAGGTGCTCGCCGCCACCGACGGGCACGGTGCCGACGTGATCCTGGACATCATGGGCGGCTCCTACGCGGCCCGCAACGTGGCGGCGCTGGCCCTGGGCGGCACCATCATGGTGATCGCCAACCAGAGCGGCGAAGACGCCGTCTTCAACCCGTTCCACCTGATGCAGAAACGCGGCCGGTTCTGGGGCACCACCCTGCGGGCCCGGCCGGCCGTGGAGAAGGCGGCCATCATGGCCGACCTGCTCACCCGGGTGTGGCCGTGGCTCGAATCCGGCGCTCTCGTGCCGGTGATCGACAGTCGGTTCACCTTCGCCGACGCGGCGGATGCGCATCGCCGGTTGGAAGCATCCGCTCATGTGGGAAAGATTGTGCTGCTGCCCTGAGCCGGTGCGTCTGCGAGGCTGTTCAGGCCCGTGACCCGGCGAGTTCGACCCGGTTACGGCCGGACGCCTTGGCCTCGTACAGGGCGGCGTCGGCGCGGCCGAGCCAACGCGAGACGCTTTCGTCGGGTTTGAGCAGGGCGACGCCCACGCTGGCGGTGCAGTGCAGCCCCGCGGTGACCACCCCCCAGGGGTGGTTGCGCACCTCGCCGAGCAGGCGTTCGCAGATCTGCACGGCCTGGTCGATGGTGGTGTTGCCCAGCACCAGCAGGAACTCTTCGCCGCCGACCCGCACCGCAAGGTCGGTGTCGCGGGTAGTGTTGCCGAGGATCGTGGCCATGGTGGTGAGCACCCGGTCGCCGGTGGCGTGGCCGTGCTCGTCGTTGACCTGCTTGAAATGGTCCATGTCCACCATCACCGCGCAGAGCGGTTCGGAGCGCTCCCTGGCCGAGGACATCATCTCGGGCAGCTGCCGGTCGAGGGCCCGGCGGTTGGGCAGCCGGGTGAGCGGGTCGGAGTGCGCCTGCTTGTCGAGTTCCTCGGCCCGGATCCGCTGCATCTCGGCCTCGAGCTGCGAGCGCTGGGCCTCGTGCCGGGCCTGCTCGATCTCCAGCGAGTTGATCAGCATCCGCGACTGCAGCCCGGCGGTCTGCCTGGTGAGCCCGAGCATCAGCACGTGCAGCTGTTCGTGGTGTTCAAGGGCCTGCTCGAATCGGCCGGCGGCCTGGTGCATCTGGTAGAGCGCGCGGTGCAGCTTCACGTTCAGCGCCGCATCCTCGGCCACCGACGGGTCGGCGACCTGGGCTTCCATCATGGCGCAGGCCAGGTCCACTCGGCCTTCGGCCCGGGCGACCTCGGCCAGCTGGGCGTCGTTGTTGACGGCGAGATTGCGGTAGCCGTTGGTGATCGCGATGGTCTTGGAACGGCCGGCCTGCCGGCGCGCTTCGGCGTATTCGCCGCGCTCGATCAGCAGCCCGACCAGGTTGGTGCGGGCGATCGTCTCGTAGAACGCGTGCCGCTGCTCAACCGCCTGCGTCACCGCGGCACGGGTGACGGCGATCCCGTCGCGCAGGGCCACCGATGCGTCCTCTTCCTTCGCCCGGTGCGCCCTGGCGATCTCCAGGTAGCTGTCGCCCAGGTTGTTCCGCGCGGCGAACGCGGCCTCGGGGTCGTCGATGGTGTCGGCCAGGGCCAGCGCCTGCCGGCCCAGCTCGATGCTGCGGTCAGCGTCGCCGAGGGCCTGGTGCACCATCGACGAGCGCGACAGCGCCCAGAACTCCGCGGTGCGACTGCCGCTGGCCCGCGCGGCCGCCAGGGCACCGAGCACGTGGCTGAGGGCGGGTTCCTCCAGCGCCGTCTCGTGAAAGGCCAGGGCGAGGATGCAGTGCACCTTCGACTGACCGACCAGGTCCCCGCTGGCGCTGAGGTACTCAAGGGCCAGGAGCCCGTGCCGCACGGATGCCTCGAACTCGCCCAACCGCAGCCGGTGGCCGGAGAGCAACTGCCGGGCGCGGGCCTCCTGGGCGGGCGTGATGAAGGGGTCGGCGAGCACCTGCTCGGCCTGGGCGGCGCCAGCATGGTGTTGGCCGTCCTGGTTGGCCTTGGCGCACTCGTCGAGAATCGTGTCGATCGTGGGGCGTCGGGCAAACCCGGCCCCGTCGACGGGCGGCTGCTGGTGCAGCTCGGCGTCGCTGGTCGGCACCGGCAGGTCGGCGATTTCAACGAAACCGCTTGGCAGGTCCAGGTCACGCCCGCCGTCGGCCAGGCTCAGGTCGGCGATTCCGTCCGCCATCACGTCGGCGCCGGCGCGCACGGCATCTGATGCGGGCGGTTCGGACGGCACCGTGGCGCCGGCCGGGAGCGGGGCGAGCTGGTCATCGGGCGCGCTCATCGGGCGTCACCGTGCTCGGCGGGGGCGCCGGCCGACAGGCTGAGCGCACCGCCCGCCCGACTCTGCGGGAGGTGCTTCGACGGTACGCCTGATGCGTTCACGGCTCAGTCCCCAAACTGCTCGTATACCCGAACCTAGCAGCGTCCCAGCGGCCACCGAGGCCAACGCACGCTCCAGGCACCCCCCGCTTCGCGGGTGATTTTCACTGGCACGTTGTGCGCTTCCACGACGGCTTCGAGCGTGCTCATCGGCGGCTCACAGCCGCGCCGATCGCCGCCAGCCGCG encodes the following:
- a CDS encoding diguanylate cyclase, with translation MSAPDDQLAPLPAGATVPSEPPASDAVRAGADVMADGIADLSLADGGRDLDLPSGFVEIADLPVPTSDAELHQQPPVDGAGFARRPTIDTILDECAKANQDGQHHAGAAQAEQVLADPFITPAQEARARQLLSGHRLRLGEFEASVRHGLLALEYLSASGDLVGQSKVHCILALAFHETALEEPALSHVLGALAAARASGSRTAEFWALSRSSMVHQALGDADRSIELGRQALALADTIDDPEAAFAARNNLGDSYLEIARAHRAKEEDASVALRDGIAVTRAAVTQAVEQRHAFYETIARTNLVGLLIERGEYAEARRQAGRSKTIAITNGYRNLAVNNDAQLAEVARAEGRVDLACAMMEAQVADPSVAEDAALNVKLHRALYQMHQAAGRFEQALEHHEQLHVLMLGLTRQTAGLQSRMLINSLEIEQARHEAQRSQLEAEMQRIRAEELDKQAHSDPLTRLPNRRALDRQLPEMMSSARERSEPLCAVMVDMDHFKQVNDEHGHATGDRVLTTMATILGNTTRDTDLAVRVGGEEFLLVLGNTTIDQAVQICERLLGEVRNHPWGVVTAGLHCTASVGVALLKPDESVSRWLGRADAALYEAKASGRNRVELAGSRA
- a CDS encoding META domain-containing protein, translating into MAPHSSARFLAAAAVLLVLAGCSIQTPNAAAPNTATPSGTAQPGALVGTWVLDQTFDSPEQPYVSFVQDNTWSASDGCNRVQGTWELAADGTLTTTSGPQTMMACDGAQLPLAVSRGTRVQVDGDTLVIRSSFDSTETTLVRSTDSTVGPQGRPIGYWVESNTPTAPFLSIQADGRYSGNDGCNVLTGTWEQADDEAILLGSGAMTLMACEGIDQWLSQAVQGRVRAGVMTLQSADGTVVGQLTAR
- a CDS encoding phospholipase, whose protein sequence is MRPDNSLNSTPEIPSSTSTSTSTLSTRAERKTRRSRTKRLTLLAGGLVLAGVVAGTGFTMQSAVADQRQQAQEERDERAAAKAATISKTHLAASVALVNADTALDAAVNKVDASALSSTSSSLVGYISMPLGEVSELTAQAKEQTAAVQAAAAEADRVAAEAAAAQAAAEAQAAVEARATAEAVAAGNTPAGAKATAASLASSRYGWGESQFSCLAQLWQKESEWKYTAYNDNGGATGIPQALPGSKMASAGSDWETNAATQIAWGLEYINGSYGTPCAAWSHSQAMDWY
- a CDS encoding MFS transporter, with the translated sequence MAAHTLPESPPTPTVAASWLPLIVVVLTQIQASFAVNALTVSMQGITTDLDTPATSVGTAITAGTFAMAAFILLGAKIGAKFGSRRVFQIAVVIHGLAMAAVALSISPAMLFVAQAASGAVIALIAPALVVFIAANFHGEQQAKAIGFLAAAIPAAGVLALLIAGTFASTIGWRYSFALIVVLAGVNLLLSFRLKVVPPQTEVTIDWVGALLAAGSIILLSFGFSGLNSWGVVLATDAAPFSILGVSPAPVLIILGAIIGQVFFVWLRRRKAAHQAQIFDLEVLKSGSEKATTFAMAAMLFVGTAANFLIPLYIQIVQGRSSFQTSIAIIPYTLSIFIASTLVATLYRRYPPHTIARIGFVVVAFGLTLLAFTIRNEWEQFVVILGLIILGLGQGAIVALVFNTLLSAAPKRLAGDVGAWRGLVHNISGSVGIAVASVFAVGLLTTLVSTSVAESPTLPPELTAQVPLDNVNFVTNAQLEQVLGETTASQAQVDEGVAINAAARLRALQISLLGLAGIALLAIIPAGRMPDYRPGDIPAVLSSGAEPDQAEAGGTGPNGTQPNGAKQHPAAGE
- a CDS encoding helix-turn-helix domain-containing protein encodes the protein MQHIIAQAGPAPLPDRALAALARRFFVPESTVFHFSAKRRLFGRTSVTLTTQSAFRFDVGTDATPDVLHVAFLLNGRMGIRIGGGPMRTLRPISGYTVPGWDAMTLEATEMTRGLAIQLPQSRLADRGVRVRSDSQPIDDAGSLGLPLRLFALSIVDSAWSPSGVGTLIVERTIEDLVVGLLLEGDGYAMDGEVLRIGLRARARAQIDARHRDPDLSPATLAAQLGVSLRHLQRAFEGSGDTVAHEIGRARAESAAVLLTMPHSAGLTISDVAAKAGFSSTFELRAGFKARYAMLPSEYRSHRLLAGTERNSAPRGE
- a CDS encoding DUF2332 domain-containing protein, whose amino-acid sequence is MSDPSGPRADQRALDLEKTADWYRRFRLLETPGQSALYAEWANGVENDAEVLGLIVTLPRPKRQPNLVFACARLLGAPLTGYPGFRRWLVEHWPAVAAQARLRSTQTNEPRRLTAIMPVLAGIGPELALLEVGASAGLCLYPDRYSYDYSGCRVDPVDGPSSVLLTAGTTGPVPLPAHPPEVVWRAGLDLNPLDVNDPDDVRWLQTLVWPEQTERRGRLDAALAIARRDPPLLARGDAVVDLQSLVALAPAGVPLVIVSPAVLVYLAPEQRTAFARTVTGLGRWISLDGAGVLPQVDALLPQPPVPGDFTVSLDGRPVARCGPHGQNLDWIVG
- a CDS encoding NAD(P)H-quinone oxidoreductase produces the protein MRALVVHTSGGPDALTLDTVADLVVGAGDIRIEVVGAGVNRADVQQRLGHYPSPAGAPQWPGLEVSGIVTETGIAVTRFTVGDRVCALLAGGGYATEAVVHQDLALPVPDNVDLADAAALPEALATVWSNVFMSAGLVAGQTLLVHGGASGIGTTAIQLARLAGARVLVTAGSAEKLAACGQLGANVLINYREQDFVAEVLAATDGHGADVILDIMGGSYAARNVAALALGGTIMVIANQSGEDAVFNPFHLMQKRGRFWGTTLRARPAVEKAAIMADLLTRVWPWLESGALVPVIDSRFTFADAADAHRRLEASAHVGKIVLLP